The following are encoded together in the Janthinobacterium sp. Marseille genome:
- the hyi gene encoding hydroxypyruvate isomerase, with the protein MTKLAANLTMLFNEVPFMDRFEQAAKNGFKGVEFLFPYDFPAADVAAKLKENNLEMVLHNLPAGNWAGGERGIACHPDRVEEFKAGVDKAIEYVKVLGTKQVNILSGIVPAGVTHEQAEATLVANLKYAAAKLKAEGIPLLIEAINTFDIPGFFLTGTKQTLDIIAKVGSDNLFFQYDIYHMQRMEGELANTMKNNLAVIPHLQLADNPGRFEPGTGEINYTFLFKFLDEIGYKGWIGCEYKPKAGTVEGLGWRAAHGL; encoded by the coding sequence ATGACGAAACTTGCTGCTAATCTGACGATGCTGTTCAATGAGGTTCCATTCATGGACCGCTTTGAACAAGCTGCAAAGAATGGCTTCAAAGGCGTTGAATTCCTGTTCCCATACGATTTCCCTGCGGCTGATGTCGCAGCGAAATTGAAAGAGAACAATCTGGAAATGGTTTTGCATAACCTGCCAGCCGGTAACTGGGCTGGTGGTGAGCGTGGTATCGCTTGCCATCCGGATCGCGTAGAAGAATTCAAGGCTGGCGTAGACAAAGCAATTGAATACGTCAAAGTACTCGGCACCAAACAGGTCAACATCCTGTCCGGTATCGTGCCTGCAGGCGTGACGCATGAACAAGCGGAAGCAACTCTGGTTGCCAACCTGAAATATGCGGCTGCCAAGTTGAAAGCGGAAGGTATCCCACTGTTGATCGAAGCGATCAACACATTCGATATCCCTGGTTTCTTCCTGACTGGTACGAAACAGACTTTGGATATCATTGCCAAAGTTGGTTCCGACAACCTGTTCTTCCAATACGACATCTATCACATGCAACGCATGGAAGGTGAGCTGGCGAACACGATGAAGAACAACCTCGCGGTTATTCCTCATTTGCAACTGGCAGACAATCCAGGCCGTTTTGAACCAGGCACAGGTGAAATCAACTACACCTTCCTGTTCAAATTCCTGGATGAAATCGGTTACAAGGGTTGGATCGGTTGTGAGTACAAGCCTAAAGCTGGTACGGTAGAAGGATTGGGCTGGCGCGCTGCGCACGGCCTATAA